One region of Mus pahari chromosome 16, PAHARI_EIJ_v1.1, whole genome shotgun sequence genomic DNA includes:
- the Zkscan8 gene encoding zinc finger protein with KRAB and SCAN domains 8 isoform X2, translating into MATESRKPSSAPSPPDQAPEEDLVIVKIEEDHGWDEGSGVHENNTPGQELFRLRFRQLCYQETLGPREALIQLRALCHQWLRPDLHSKEQILELLVLEQFLTILPGELQTLVKEHQLENGEEVVTLLEDLERQINVLGRPVSAHTHGHRVPWDEVIPSKSASEPPSIHVKPLATMPKSPVPQKPQDRGERPDSTYKDGETRSENKELFSKQVISPGIQPHGEATAKCNGDVIVGLAHGETQDLLGKLERHQGNPTQERRHKCDECGKSFAQNSGLVRHWRIHTGEKPYQCTVCSKAFSYRSALLSHQDIHNKVKRYHCKECGKAFSQNTGLILHQRIHTGEKPYQCNQCGKAFSQSAGLILHQRIHSGERPYECNECGKAFSHSSHLIGHQRIHTGEKPYECDECGKTFRRSSHLIGHQRSHTGEKPYKCNECGRAFSQKSGLIEHQRIHTGERPYKCKECGKAFNGNTGLIQHLRIHTGEKPYQCNECGKAFIQRSSLIRHQRIHSAEKPETTGV; encoded by the exons ATGGCTACAGAATCAAGAAAGCCTTCTTCAGCCCCATCTCCACCAGACCAGGCTCCTGAAGAGGACCTTGTCATTGTCAAGATTGAGGAGGATCATGGTTGGGATGAGGGATCTGGTGTGCATGAGAACAACACACCCGGCCAAGAACTGTTTCGTCTACGCTTCAGACAGCTCTGCTACCAGGAGACATTAGGACCTCGGGAAGCTCTGATCCAGCTCCGTGCACTTTGCCATCAGTGGCTGCGGCCGGACTTGCACAGCAAGGAGCAGATCCTGGAGCTGCTGGTGCTAGAGCAGTTCCTGACCATCCTGCCAGGGGAGCTGCAGACTCTGGTTAAGGAGCACCAATTAGAGAATGGAGAGGAGGTGGTAACCCTGTTGGAAGACCTGGAAAGGCAAATTAATGTCTTAGGGCGACCA GTGTCAGCTcatacacatgggcacagagtACCCTGGGATGAAGTCATACCTTCAAAATCTGCATCAGAACCTCCAAGTATTCACGTAAAACCCTTGGCCACCATGCCCAAATCTCCAGTGCCCCAGAAGCCACAGGACAGGGGAGAGAGGCCAGATTCCACCTATAAAG ATGGTGAGACCAGGAGTGAGAACAAggaattattttcaaaacaggTAATATCTCCCGGAATCCAGCCACATGGAGAGGCAACTGCCAAGTGCAACGGGGATGTTATCGTGGGTCTTGCACATGGAGAAACCCAAGACCTTCTGGGCAAATTAGAGAGGCACCAGGGAAATCCCACACAAGAGAGACGACATAAATGTGATGAATGTGGGAAGAGCTTTGCTCAGAACTCAGGCCTTGTTCGCCACTGGAGaatacacactggagagaaaccctatcagtGTACCGTGTGCAGTAAAGCCTTCAGTTACAGGTCGGCCCTTCTTTCCCATCAGGATATCCACAACAAAGTGAAGCGCTATCACTGCAAGGAATGTGGTAAGGCCTTCAGTCAGAACACAGGCTTGATCCTACATCAGAGAAtccacactggggagaagccCTATCAATGTAATCAGTGTGGGAAGGCCTTTAGTCAGAGTGCAGGCCTTATTTTGCACCAGAGAATCCACAGTGGGGAGAGACCATatgaatgtaatgaatgtggaaaAGCTTTCAGTCATAGTTCACACCTCATTGGACATCAGAGAATTCACACTGGGGAGAAACCCTATGAGTGTGATGAGTGTGGGAAAACCTTCAGACGGAGCTCACATCTTATTGGCCATCAAAGAAGCCACACTGgggagaaaccctacaaatgcaATGAGTGTGGGAGGGCCTTCAGTCAGAAGTCGGGCCTTATTGAACATCAGAGAATCCATACTGGAGAAAGACCCTATAAGTGTAAAGAATGTGGGAAAGCTTTCAATGGGAATACTGGTCTCATTCAGCATCTGAGAATACATACCGGGGAGAAGCCCTATCAGTGTAATGAGTGTGGGAAAGCTTTTATTCAGAGATCAAGTCTCATTCGACATCAGAGAATCCACAGTGCAGAAAAGCCTGAAACTACAGGAGTTTAG
- the LOC110334094 gene encoding olfactory receptor 1F12-like isoform X2 — protein MEKENQTSISEFLLLGFSSWPGHQGLLFALFLCLYLTGLFGNLLILLAIGSNRNLHTPMYFFLANLSLVDLCLPSATVPKMLLNIQTKSRSISYPGCLAQMYFCMMFANMDNFLLTVMAYDRFVAICHPLHYTTIMTPCLCTSLVALSWVIATFNPLLHTLMMARLHFCSENIIHHFFCDINSLLPLSCSDTSLNQLMVMSVVGLIFVVPSVCILASYGRIVSAVMKITSLEGKLKAFSTCGSHLALVILFYGAIAGIYMSPSSNHSTEKDSAASVIFMVVAPVLNPFLYSLRNNELKGSLKKTLVCQIHLSIAMQQSF, from the exons ATggagaaggaaaaccaaaccagCATCTCTGAGTTTCTCCTCCTGGGCTTCTCAAGTTGGCCAGGGCATCAAGGGCTTCTCTTTGCACTCTTCCTATGTCTCTATTTAACAGGACTATTTGGAAACCTCCTCATCTTACTAGCCATTGGTTCAAACAGAAACCTCCATACACCTATGTATTTCTTCCTTGCCAATTTGTCCTTGGTAGACCTCTGCCTTCCTTCAGCTACAGTTCCCAAGATGCTATTGAACATCCAAACCAAGTCTCGGTCCATCTCCTATCCTGGATGCCTGGCTCAGATGTATTTCTGTATGATGTTTGCTAACATGGACAACTTCCTTCTCACTGTGATGGCATACGACCGCTTTGTGGCCATCTGCCATCCTTTGCACTACACTACCATTATGACCCCATGCCTCTGCACATCTCTGGTGGCTTTGTCTTGGGTCATTGCCACTTTTAATCCTCTCTTGCATACCCTCATGATGGCCCGACTTCATTTCTGCTCTGAAAATATTATCCACCATTTCTTCTGTGACATcaactctctcctccctctctcctgttctgACACCAGTCTCAATCAGTTGATGGTTATGTCTGTGGTAGGCCTGATCTTTGTGGTACCATCAGTGTGTATCTTAGCTTCTTATGGTCGTATTGTCTCTGCTGTGATGAAAATTACTTCTTTGGAAGGAAAGCTCAAagcattctcaacctgtggatcccACCTGGCTTTGGTTATTCTTTTTTATGGCGCCATTGCAGGAATCTATATGAGCCCTTCATCCAACCATTCCACTGAAAAAGATTCAGCTGCATCAGTAATTTTTATGGTTGTAGCTCCTGTATTGAATCCTTTCCTTTACAGCTTAAGGAACAATGAACTGAAAGGGTCTTTAAAAAAGACTCTTG TTTGTCAAATTCACTTAAGTATTGCTATGCAGCAATCATTTTAG
- the LOC110334094 gene encoding olfactory receptor 1F12-like isoform X1: MEKENQTSISEFLLLGFSSWPGHQGLLFALFLCLYLTGLFGNLLILLAIGSNRNLHTPMYFFLANLSLVDLCLPSATVPKMLLNIQTKSRSISYPGCLAQMYFCMMFANMDNFLLTVMAYDRFVAICHPLHYTTIMTPCLCTSLVALSWVIATFNPLLHTLMMARLHFCSENIIHHFFCDINSLLPLSCSDTSLNQLMVMSVVGLIFVVPSVCILASYGRIVSAVMKITSLEGKLKAFSTCGSHLALVILFYGAIAGIYMSPSSNHSTEKDSAASVIFMVVAPVLNPFLYSLRNNELKGSLKKTLGQSKICSK; the protein is encoded by the coding sequence ATggagaaggaaaaccaaaccagCATCTCTGAGTTTCTCCTCCTGGGCTTCTCAAGTTGGCCAGGGCATCAAGGGCTTCTCTTTGCACTCTTCCTATGTCTCTATTTAACAGGACTATTTGGAAACCTCCTCATCTTACTAGCCATTGGTTCAAACAGAAACCTCCATACACCTATGTATTTCTTCCTTGCCAATTTGTCCTTGGTAGACCTCTGCCTTCCTTCAGCTACAGTTCCCAAGATGCTATTGAACATCCAAACCAAGTCTCGGTCCATCTCCTATCCTGGATGCCTGGCTCAGATGTATTTCTGTATGATGTTTGCTAACATGGACAACTTCCTTCTCACTGTGATGGCATACGACCGCTTTGTGGCCATCTGCCATCCTTTGCACTACACTACCATTATGACCCCATGCCTCTGCACATCTCTGGTGGCTTTGTCTTGGGTCATTGCCACTTTTAATCCTCTCTTGCATACCCTCATGATGGCCCGACTTCATTTCTGCTCTGAAAATATTATCCACCATTTCTTCTGTGACATcaactctctcctccctctctcctgttctgACACCAGTCTCAATCAGTTGATGGTTATGTCTGTGGTAGGCCTGATCTTTGTGGTACCATCAGTGTGTATCTTAGCTTCTTATGGTCGTATTGTCTCTGCTGTGATGAAAATTACTTCTTTGGAAGGAAAGCTCAAagcattctcaacctgtggatcccACCTGGCTTTGGTTATTCTTTTTTATGGCGCCATTGCAGGAATCTATATGAGCCCTTCATCCAACCATTCCACTGAAAAAGATTCAGCTGCATCAGTAATTTTTATGGTTGTAGCTCCTGTATTGAATCCTTTCCTTTACAGCTTAAGGAACAATGAACTGAAAGGGTCTTTAAAAAAGACTCTTGGCCAGAGCAAAATATGTTCCAAGTGA
- the Zkscan8 gene encoding zinc finger protein with KRAB and SCAN domains 8 isoform X1, which translates to MATESRKPSSAPSPPDQAPEEDLVIVKIEEDHGWDEGSGVHENNTPGQELFRLRFRQLCYQETLGPREALIQLRALCHQWLRPDLHSKEQILELLVLEQFLTILPGELQTLVKEHQLENGEEVVTLLEDLERQINVLGRPVSAHTHGHRVPWDEVIPSKSASEPPSIHVKPLATMPKSPVPQKPQDRGERPDSTYKAMSSSQKPTPSQKGSSGDQEVTARLLTAGFQTLEKIEDMAVSLIREEWLLDPSQKDLTRDNRPEKYRNMFSLDGETRSENKELFSKQVISPGIQPHGEATAKCNGDVIVGLAHGETQDLLGKLERHQGNPTQERRHKCDECGKSFAQNSGLVRHWRIHTGEKPYQCTVCSKAFSYRSALLSHQDIHNKVKRYHCKECGKAFSQNTGLILHQRIHTGEKPYQCNQCGKAFSQSAGLILHQRIHSGERPYECNECGKAFSHSSHLIGHQRIHTGEKPYECDECGKTFRRSSHLIGHQRSHTGEKPYKCNECGRAFSQKSGLIEHQRIHTGERPYKCKECGKAFNGNTGLIQHLRIHTGEKPYQCNECGKAFIQRSSLIRHQRIHSAEKPETTGV; encoded by the exons ATGGCTACAGAATCAAGAAAGCCTTCTTCAGCCCCATCTCCACCAGACCAGGCTCCTGAAGAGGACCTTGTCATTGTCAAGATTGAGGAGGATCATGGTTGGGATGAGGGATCTGGTGTGCATGAGAACAACACACCCGGCCAAGAACTGTTTCGTCTACGCTTCAGACAGCTCTGCTACCAGGAGACATTAGGACCTCGGGAAGCTCTGATCCAGCTCCGTGCACTTTGCCATCAGTGGCTGCGGCCGGACTTGCACAGCAAGGAGCAGATCCTGGAGCTGCTGGTGCTAGAGCAGTTCCTGACCATCCTGCCAGGGGAGCTGCAGACTCTGGTTAAGGAGCACCAATTAGAGAATGGAGAGGAGGTGGTAACCCTGTTGGAAGACCTGGAAAGGCAAATTAATGTCTTAGGGCGACCA GTGTCAGCTcatacacatgggcacagagtACCCTGGGATGAAGTCATACCTTCAAAATCTGCATCAGAACCTCCAAGTATTCACGTAAAACCCTTGGCCACCATGCCCAAATCTCCAGTGCCCCAGAAGCCACAGGACAGGGGAGAGAGGCCAGATTCCACCTATAAAG ccATGTCTTCTTCTCAGAAACCTACCCCTTCCCAGAAAGGAAGTTCTGGAGATCAGGAGGTGACAGCTAGACTTCTCACTGCAGGGTTCCAG actTTGGAAAAGATTGAAGACATGGCTGTGTCTCTTATTCGAGAGGAGTGGCTTCTTGATCCATCACAGAAGGATCTGACTAGAGATAACAGGCCCGAGAAATACAGAAACATGTTCTCCCTGG ATGGTGAGACCAGGAGTGAGAACAAggaattattttcaaaacaggTAATATCTCCCGGAATCCAGCCACATGGAGAGGCAACTGCCAAGTGCAACGGGGATGTTATCGTGGGTCTTGCACATGGAGAAACCCAAGACCTTCTGGGCAAATTAGAGAGGCACCAGGGAAATCCCACACAAGAGAGACGACATAAATGTGATGAATGTGGGAAGAGCTTTGCTCAGAACTCAGGCCTTGTTCGCCACTGGAGaatacacactggagagaaaccctatcagtGTACCGTGTGCAGTAAAGCCTTCAGTTACAGGTCGGCCCTTCTTTCCCATCAGGATATCCACAACAAAGTGAAGCGCTATCACTGCAAGGAATGTGGTAAGGCCTTCAGTCAGAACACAGGCTTGATCCTACATCAGAGAAtccacactggggagaagccCTATCAATGTAATCAGTGTGGGAAGGCCTTTAGTCAGAGTGCAGGCCTTATTTTGCACCAGAGAATCCACAGTGGGGAGAGACCATatgaatgtaatgaatgtggaaaAGCTTTCAGTCATAGTTCACACCTCATTGGACATCAGAGAATTCACACTGGGGAGAAACCCTATGAGTGTGATGAGTGTGGGAAAACCTTCAGACGGAGCTCACATCTTATTGGCCATCAAAGAAGCCACACTGgggagaaaccctacaaatgcaATGAGTGTGGGAGGGCCTTCAGTCAGAAGTCGGGCCTTATTGAACATCAGAGAATCCATACTGGAGAAAGACCCTATAAGTGTAAAGAATGTGGGAAAGCTTTCAATGGGAATACTGGTCTCATTCAGCATCTGAGAATACATACCGGGGAGAAGCCCTATCAGTGTAATGAGTGTGGGAAAGCTTTTATTCAGAGATCAAGTCTCATTCGACATCAGAGAATCCACAGTGCAGAAAAGCCTGAAACTACAGGAGTTTAG